A genomic region of Dreissena polymorpha isolate Duluth1 chromosome 4, UMN_Dpol_1.0, whole genome shotgun sequence contains the following coding sequences:
- the LOC127876563 gene encoding mediator of RNA polymerase II transcription subunit 7-A-like, translating into MTEPQQVSAYPLPPLQYINQYTDENVKRGRAPAPPTPIEEYTTFGNSFTANDQIIRTLESQNFRRLHPTMYDHKRELKKLNHSILANFLDMLDILIKAPESAKRHEKLEDINLLFIHMHHLINEFRPHQARETLRVMMELQKKKRDEVTEKFQGYLDKVKELIQSCANALPDDFSLDSKVLVKSEILTSEYDEAERVNGAEGCDKLDRMMCDIVEGMG; encoded by the exons ATGACTGAGCCTCAGCAAGTGAGTGCCTACCCTCTGCCACCATTGCAATACATCAACCAATATACAGATGAGAATGTGAAGAGAGGGAGAGCACCTGCCCCACCCACACCCATTGAG GAATATACAACATTTGGCAATAGCTTCACAGCCAACGACCAGATCATCCGTACTTTAGAATCTCAGAACTTCAGGAGACTACATCCAACCATGTATGATCACAAGCGAGAACTGAAAAAACTTAACCACTCTATTCTGGCAAATTTTCTTGACATGCTGGACATTCTTATTAAGGCTCCGGAATCTGCAAAGCGACATGAAAAGCTTGAAGACATTAATCTCCTGTTTATTCACATGCATCATCTTATCAACGAGTTTCGCCCACATCAGGCTAGGGAGACCTTGAGAGTGATGATGGAGTTGCAGAAGAAGAAACGTGACGAGGTTACGGAGAAGTTCCAGGGCTATCTAGACAAGGTGAAAGAACTAATACAGTCTTGCGCGAACGCACTTCCAGACGACTTCAGTTTGGACTCAAAGGTGTTGGTTAAGAGCGAAATACTGACGTCAGAGTACGATGAGGCAGAACGGGTGAATGGGGCTGAAGGCTGTGACAAGCTGGACAGGATGATGTGTGACATTGTAGAGGGAATGGGTTAA